One window from the genome of Pieris rapae chromosome 8, ilPieRapa1.1, whole genome shotgun sequence encodes:
- the LOC111000209 gene encoding E3 ubiquitin-protein ligase SIAH1 yields the protein MSTNKRRGPSSSSCAVTGVPGLVNVPTAMSADLASLFECPVCFDYVLPPILQCQSGHLVCSSCRPKLSCCPTCRGPLGNIRNLAMEKVASNVMFPCKHSNTGCTVTLVHTEKADHEEACEFRPYSCPCPGASCKWQGGLDQVMPHLMMSHKSITTLQGEDIVFLATDINLPGAVDWVMMQSCFNHHFMLVLEKQEKFDGHQQFFAIVQLIGSRKEAENFAYRLELNGHRRRLTWEAMPRSIHEGVSSAIMNSDCLVFDTSLAQLFADNGNLGINVTISIA from the coding sequence ATGAGCACAAATAAGAGACGCGGGCCCAGCAGTTCCAGTTGCGCAGTTACAGGTGTTCCTGGGCTTGTCAACGTACCGACCGCCATGTCAGCTGACCTGGCCTCTTTATTTGAATGCCCTGTTTGCTTCGACTATGTCTTGCCACCGATCCTTCAGTGCCAAAGTGGACATCTTGTCTGCTCAAGTTGTCGGCCAAAGCTGTCCTGCTGCCCAACTTGTCGCGGTCCTCTTGGAAATATTCGAAACCTTGCCATGGAAAAAGTTGCAAGCAATGTCATGTTTCCCTGTAAACACTCTAACACTGGCTGTACAGTAACCCTTGTGCACACTGAAAAAGCTGACCATGAAGAAGCCTGTGAATTTCGGCCATATTCCTGCCCTTGCCCTGGAGCATCTTGTAAGTGGCAAGGAGGACTAGACCAAGTAATGCCACACTTAATGATGTCACACAAAAGTATAACAACTCTTCAAGGTGAGGATATTGTTTTCTTAGCTACAGATATAAATTTACCTGGAGCTGTTGACTGGGTCATGATGCAGTCTTGTTTTAATCACCATTTTATGTTGGTACTTGAAAAGCAAGAAAAGTTTGATGGTCATCAACAATTCTTTGCAATAGTACAACTTATAGGATCTCGAAAAGAAGCTGAGAATTTTGCATACAGACTGGAATTGAATGGACATCGTAGGAGGTTAACATGGGAAGCAATGCCTCGTTCTATACATGAAGGTGTCTCATCAGCAATTATGAATTCTGATTGCTTGGTATTTGATACGTCTCTTGCGCAACTCTTTGCAGATAATGGTAACCTTGGTATAAATGTTACTATCTCAATTGCCTAA
- the LOC111000206 gene encoding rab5 GDP/GTP exchange factor isoform X2 codes for MPSLRIDQSDLKCKNGCDYFGNPQWQGYCSKCHREQLQRQRRAEKASSTLPKPEQKKPERSVKVTSHSSFSKFEEKRLRQSETLKKANLLKFSVFKKSNTEDHDQVAEKKPAEFKIPGIVNEGMKRDFRLRFPNLTPHIDRDSRLFAHSFIMDVIKHSNILTVDELSERVQRQYQRFMKHMDTSPHFSNVDSDTKELLIDFVEKHSMKYLHELPSVVFSPTGTDDERLDRVMSERIQQLSWVCETHLECKLDRNSASCRQLLYKAISELLGMDAALSPGGKVARVRRACKHVLALCGAPASADDLLPALIFTVLKANPPRLVSNINFVTRFCNAQRLMTGEGGYYFTNLCCAVQFIENLTSESLNMDKKEFDCYMAMPASIGGSAWAAALSLCGASREAEEQMLQVEKLIAHTKDLKDKADQLANNAETFEKEIAKKVQDVLAKTPLEIKPRRELPRLGSLKASSSLLVDIDAEKIEKSSQESTQLGSESKDTENFAVEIELPKIELDNIKNQSTSSFQEEIERNKLTDTPKIQDEPIITFSQTPEEKSPSKSPINPWELKQTNSLELLTPSPLGFTPFDSRSIDELMTPDDFGSDQVPGLSNVNYDIDLSDLSGDNSLAEDTPREQKDPFSPEPKRFYPFEPRNPFSPILDKFDEFTLIDTKTDQPSDAFEVVHRASASRDPFSQELNNSFTTEKDGSLLDDSNSPTSTCLLPSPLLPQSSNLN; via the exons ATGCCATCGCTGAGGATAGATCAAAGTGATCTAAAGTGCAAGAATGGTTGTGATTACTTTGGAAATCCACAATGGCAAGGCTATTGCTCAAAATGTCATCGAGAACAGTTGCAAAGACAAAGACGTGCAG AAAAGGCATCATCAACACTTCCCAAGCCCGAACAGAAGAAACCAGAAAGAAGTGTCAAGGTTACATCACATTCTTCTTTCTCAAAATTTGAAGAAAAACGATTGAGGCAAAGTGAGACTTTGAAGAAAGCTAATCTTCTGAAATTTAGTGTATTCAAAAAGAGCAATACAG AGGACCATGACCAAGTGGCAGAAAAAAAGCCAgctgaatttaaaataccaGGTATAGTTAATGAAGGCATGAAACGTGATTTTCGACTCCGGTTTCCAAATCTAACACCTCACATAGACCGGGACTCGAGGCTTTTTGCCCACTCATTTATCATGGATGTGATAAAGCACTCCAATATTTTGACAGTTGATGAGTTGTCTGAAAGGGTGCAGAGGCAATATCAG CGTTTTATGAAGCATATGGATACATCTCCTCATTTCAGCAATGTGGATTCTGATACAAAGGAATTGCTTATAGACTTTGTTGAGAAGCATTCcatgaaatatttacatga ACTACCCTCAGTTGTTTTCTCACCAACGGGGACTGATGACGAACGTCTAGATCGAGTGATGTCTGAGCGTATACAACAACTAAGTTGGGTGTGTGAGACACATTTGGAGTGCAAATTGGATAGAAACAGTGCATCTTGCAGGCAACTGTTGTACAAGGCAATTAGtg aactgcTAGGTATGGACGCGGCGTTGTCTCCTGGTGGGAAAGTGGCACGTGTACGTCGCGCTTGTAAACACGTGCTCGCTCTGTGCGGTGCGCCTGCTTCCGCAGACGATCTATTGCCCGCTTTAATTTTCACT GTACTAAAGGCGAATCCACCGCGCCTAGTTAGCAACATCAACTTCGTAACTCGATTCTGTAATGCCCAACGACTTATGACTGGGGAAGGAGGATACTATTTCACTAATTTA TGCTGTGCCGTTCAATTCATAGAAAACTTAACATCGGAGTCATTGAATATGGATAAGAAGGAGTTTGATTGCTACATGGCTATGCCGGCTTCGATTGGCGGCAGTGCTTgg GCCGCAGCGCTTTCTCTGTGTGGCGCGTCTCGTGAAGCCGAGGAACAGATGCTGCAAGTTGAGAAGCTGATAGCCCATACCAAGGATTTGAAAGACAAGGCCGATCAACTGGCTAATAATGCGGAAACTTTTGAG aaagaGATTGCGAAGAAAGTTCAAGATGTCCTCGCGAAAACTCCACTCGAGATAAAACCGAGACGTGAATTACCACGACTTGGTTCTTTGAAGGCCTCAAGCTCGCTTCTTGTAGATATAGACGcagaaaaaatagaaaaatcttCGCAAGAATCCACTCAATTGGGATCAGAATCAAAAGATACTGAGAACTTCGCGGTTGAAATAGAGCTTCCTAAAATTGAGttggataatattaaaaatcagtcAACCAGCAGTTTTCAAGAAGAAATTGAACGGAACAAACTTACTGATACACCTAAAATTCAAGATGAGCCAATCATAACATTTTCTCAGACGCCAGAAGAAAAATCGCCGTCAAAGTCACCCATAAATCCATGGGAATTGAAACAAACGAACTCGCTAGAACTGTTGACGCCTTCACCGCTTGGTTTCACACCTTTTGATTCAAGATCCATCGATGAATTGATGACTCCTGATGATTTTGGGTCGGACCAAGTTCCTGGCTTGAGTAATGTCAATTATGACATAGATTTGTCAGATTTAAGTGGGGATAATAGTCTGGCAGAAGACACTCCAAGGGAACAAAAGGACCCATTCAGTCCAGAGCCTAAAAGATTTTATCCCTTCGAACCAAGAAATCCATTTAGTCCCATTTTGGATAAATTTGATGAATTTACATTAATCGACACCAAAACAGATCAACCATCTGATGCCTTTGAAGTAGTCCATAGAGCTTCAGCAAGTAGAGACCCGTTTAGTCAGGAATTAAATAACTCATTCACTACCGAGAAGGATGGTTCCCTTCTAGATGACAGTAACTCACCAACATCTACGTGTCTATTGCCATCACCATTATTACCACAGAGTAGTAACCTCAATTAG
- the LOC111000206 gene encoding rab5 GDP/GTP exchange factor isoform X1, with protein MWFGPNLQRSYKYMMFSKMPSLRIDQSDLKCKNGCDYFGNPQWQGYCSKCHREQLQRQRRAEKASSTLPKPEQKKPERSVKVTSHSSFSKFEEKRLRQSETLKKANLLKFSVFKKSNTEDHDQVAEKKPAEFKIPGIVNEGMKRDFRLRFPNLTPHIDRDSRLFAHSFIMDVIKHSNILTVDELSERVQRQYQRFMKHMDTSPHFSNVDSDTKELLIDFVEKHSMKYLHELPSVVFSPTGTDDERLDRVMSERIQQLSWVCETHLECKLDRNSASCRQLLYKAISELLGMDAALSPGGKVARVRRACKHVLALCGAPASADDLLPALIFTVLKANPPRLVSNINFVTRFCNAQRLMTGEGGYYFTNLCCAVQFIENLTSESLNMDKKEFDCYMAMPASIGGSAWAAALSLCGASREAEEQMLQVEKLIAHTKDLKDKADQLANNAETFEKEIAKKVQDVLAKTPLEIKPRRELPRLGSLKASSSLLVDIDAEKIEKSSQESTQLGSESKDTENFAVEIELPKIELDNIKNQSTSSFQEEIERNKLTDTPKIQDEPIITFSQTPEEKSPSKSPINPWELKQTNSLELLTPSPLGFTPFDSRSIDELMTPDDFGSDQVPGLSNVNYDIDLSDLSGDNSLAEDTPREQKDPFSPEPKRFYPFEPRNPFSPILDKFDEFTLIDTKTDQPSDAFEVVHRASASRDPFSQELNNSFTTEKDGSLLDDSNSPTSTCLLPSPLLPQSSNLN; from the exons ATGTGGTTTGGTCCAAATTTACAAAGGTCTTATAAGTATATGATGTTTTCAAAGATGCCATCGCTGAGGATAGATCAAAGTGATCTAAAGTGCAAGAATGGTTGTGATTACTTTGGAAATCCACAATGGCAAGGCTATTGCTCAAAATGTCATCGAGAACAGTTGCAAAGACAAAGACGTGCAG AAAAGGCATCATCAACACTTCCCAAGCCCGAACAGAAGAAACCAGAAAGAAGTGTCAAGGTTACATCACATTCTTCTTTCTCAAAATTTGAAGAAAAACGATTGAGGCAAAGTGAGACTTTGAAGAAAGCTAATCTTCTGAAATTTAGTGTATTCAAAAAGAGCAATACAG AGGACCATGACCAAGTGGCAGAAAAAAAGCCAgctgaatttaaaataccaGGTATAGTTAATGAAGGCATGAAACGTGATTTTCGACTCCGGTTTCCAAATCTAACACCTCACATAGACCGGGACTCGAGGCTTTTTGCCCACTCATTTATCATGGATGTGATAAAGCACTCCAATATTTTGACAGTTGATGAGTTGTCTGAAAGGGTGCAGAGGCAATATCAG CGTTTTATGAAGCATATGGATACATCTCCTCATTTCAGCAATGTGGATTCTGATACAAAGGAATTGCTTATAGACTTTGTTGAGAAGCATTCcatgaaatatttacatga ACTACCCTCAGTTGTTTTCTCACCAACGGGGACTGATGACGAACGTCTAGATCGAGTGATGTCTGAGCGTATACAACAACTAAGTTGGGTGTGTGAGACACATTTGGAGTGCAAATTGGATAGAAACAGTGCATCTTGCAGGCAACTGTTGTACAAGGCAATTAGtg aactgcTAGGTATGGACGCGGCGTTGTCTCCTGGTGGGAAAGTGGCACGTGTACGTCGCGCTTGTAAACACGTGCTCGCTCTGTGCGGTGCGCCTGCTTCCGCAGACGATCTATTGCCCGCTTTAATTTTCACT GTACTAAAGGCGAATCCACCGCGCCTAGTTAGCAACATCAACTTCGTAACTCGATTCTGTAATGCCCAACGACTTATGACTGGGGAAGGAGGATACTATTTCACTAATTTA TGCTGTGCCGTTCAATTCATAGAAAACTTAACATCGGAGTCATTGAATATGGATAAGAAGGAGTTTGATTGCTACATGGCTATGCCGGCTTCGATTGGCGGCAGTGCTTgg GCCGCAGCGCTTTCTCTGTGTGGCGCGTCTCGTGAAGCCGAGGAACAGATGCTGCAAGTTGAGAAGCTGATAGCCCATACCAAGGATTTGAAAGACAAGGCCGATCAACTGGCTAATAATGCGGAAACTTTTGAG aaagaGATTGCGAAGAAAGTTCAAGATGTCCTCGCGAAAACTCCACTCGAGATAAAACCGAGACGTGAATTACCACGACTTGGTTCTTTGAAGGCCTCAAGCTCGCTTCTTGTAGATATAGACGcagaaaaaatagaaaaatcttCGCAAGAATCCACTCAATTGGGATCAGAATCAAAAGATACTGAGAACTTCGCGGTTGAAATAGAGCTTCCTAAAATTGAGttggataatattaaaaatcagtcAACCAGCAGTTTTCAAGAAGAAATTGAACGGAACAAACTTACTGATACACCTAAAATTCAAGATGAGCCAATCATAACATTTTCTCAGACGCCAGAAGAAAAATCGCCGTCAAAGTCACCCATAAATCCATGGGAATTGAAACAAACGAACTCGCTAGAACTGTTGACGCCTTCACCGCTTGGTTTCACACCTTTTGATTCAAGATCCATCGATGAATTGATGACTCCTGATGATTTTGGGTCGGACCAAGTTCCTGGCTTGAGTAATGTCAATTATGACATAGATTTGTCAGATTTAAGTGGGGATAATAGTCTGGCAGAAGACACTCCAAGGGAACAAAAGGACCCATTCAGTCCAGAGCCTAAAAGATTTTATCCCTTCGAACCAAGAAATCCATTTAGTCCCATTTTGGATAAATTTGATGAATTTACATTAATCGACACCAAAACAGATCAACCATCTGATGCCTTTGAAGTAGTCCATAGAGCTTCAGCAAGTAGAGACCCGTTTAGTCAGGAATTAAATAACTCATTCACTACCGAGAAGGATGGTTCCCTTCTAGATGACAGTAACTCACCAACATCTACGTGTCTATTGCCATCACCATTATTACCACAGAGTAGTAACCTCAATTAG